Proteins from a genomic interval of Polaribacter sp. Q13:
- a CDS encoding patatin-like phospholipase family protein: MKKLLVVFYLVFSVTFYSQEKQPKVGLVLSGGGAKGFAHIGVLKEIDKAGLQIDYVGGTSMGAIVGGLYAIGYSGEQIEQIVLKTDFVSLLQDKLPRNSEPFFEKEFGEKTFITLPVHKGAVGFPKAVSKGQNVLNFLMELLASVEGISDFKKLPIPFFCIATDVEDGNAVLLEKGSLPLALRASGSFPTLLNPVVLDNKLLVDGGIANNFPISVMKSKGMDIVIGVDVEGSLNQKEKLNTVVDLMNQIVSYQMYRKTDKEKEILDVYIHPEIKGYNVVSFDKKVEILQKGIEEGQKFNKVFKELALKQTHKTARKKLHFNKEKFLISDIDISGSKLYTRAFVLGKVKVKVGDRLSRKEITKRIHLLSSTKNYERIAYHLTKKKDNTYSLKLQLNETNENANLKLGVHYDFLYKSGFLVNYNQKHLLLDNDLFSLDMVLGDNLRYSLDYFVDNGFYISYGFRSRYNHFRTNSKFNSIISQYPSISSINLKYTDITSQFFLQTAFNRRFTLGVGLEHKYVKATTETIASASNGVTIFDNSNYLNSFGYLKLDTYDKKYFPTKGYFGDLNFKWYMVSSDHNNDFSPFAQTKGTLGFATTFWDKLTFQMTNEAGFTLNDVNSDVFDFYLGGYNKNYINTFVSFYGYDFAELSDNTFLKSEFNFRYAIADKHYLSLIANYGRLEDNVFKNIDLFENIKTGYAIGYSYNSLIGPLEIKYSWSPDNKENYWLFNLGFWF; this comes from the coding sequence ATGAAAAAGTTATTAGTAGTATTTTATTTAGTTTTTTCTGTTACTTTTTATAGCCAAGAAAAGCAACCAAAAGTTGGTTTGGTTTTAAGTGGAGGTGGTGCAAAAGGGTTTGCTCATATTGGCGTTCTAAAAGAAATAGACAAAGCAGGTTTACAGATAGATTATGTGGGTGGTACTAGTATGGGTGCAATTGTTGGTGGTTTGTATGCTATTGGTTATTCTGGAGAACAAATAGAACAAATTGTTTTAAAAACCGATTTTGTTTCTCTGTTACAAGATAAATTGCCTAGAAATTCTGAACCATTTTTTGAAAAAGAATTTGGCGAAAAGACCTTTATTACTTTACCTGTTCATAAAGGTGCTGTAGGATTTCCTAAAGCAGTTTCTAAAGGTCAGAATGTCTTAAATTTTTTAATGGAATTATTAGCTTCAGTAGAAGGTATTTCTGATTTTAAAAAATTGCCTATTCCCTTTTTTTGTATTGCTACAGATGTAGAAGACGGAAACGCTGTATTGTTAGAAAAAGGTTCTTTGCCCTTGGCTTTAAGGGCTAGTGGCTCATTTCCTACTTTGTTAAACCCAGTTGTTTTAGATAATAAATTGTTGGTTGATGGAGGTATTGCAAATAATTTTCCTATAAGTGTTATGAAATCTAAAGGAATGGATATTGTAATTGGGGTAGATGTTGAGGGGAGTTTAAATCAAAAAGAAAAACTAAATACTGTTGTAGATCTAATGAACCAGATTGTTAGTTACCAGATGTATCGTAAAACAGATAAAGAAAAAGAAATATTGGATGTTTATATTCATCCAGAAATTAAGGGATATAATGTTGTTAGTTTTGATAAAAAAGTAGAAATTTTACAAAAAGGAATTGAAGAAGGACAAAAGTTTAATAAAGTTTTTAAGGAATTAGCATTAAAACAAACCCATAAAACTGCCCGTAAAAAGTTACATTTTAATAAAGAGAAGTTCTTAATTTCTGATATTGATATATCTGGCTCTAAGTTATATACAAGAGCGTTTGTTTTGGGTAAAGTAAAAGTAAAGGTAGGAGATCGTTTGTCTAGAAAAGAAATTACAAAAAGAATTCACCTTTTATCATCAACAAAAAATTACGAAAGAATAGCGTATCACCTAACTAAAAAGAAAGACAATACGTATAGTTTAAAATTGCAGTTAAATGAAACAAATGAAAATGCAAATCTTAAATTAGGCGTTCATTACGATTTTTTATATAAATCTGGGTTTTTAGTAAACTATAATCAAAAACACTTATTATTAGATAATGATTTGTTTTCTTTAGATATGGTTTTAGGAGACAATTTAAGATATAGCTTAGATTATTTTGTAGATAACGGTTTCTATATAAGTTATGGTTTTAGATCTAGATATAATCATTTTAGAACAAATTCTAAGTTTAATTCAATAATCTCTCAATATCCTTCCATTAGTAGTATTAATTTAAAATACACAGATATTACTAGTCAGTTTTTTCTTCAAACAGCGTTTAATAGAAGATTTACTTTAGGGGTAGGTCTAGAGCATAAATATGTAAAGGCAACTACAGAGACTATTGCTTCTGCTAGCAATGGAGTAACCATTTTTGATAATAGTAATTATTTAAATAGTTTTGGTTATTTAAAGTTAGATACTTATGATAAAAAGTATTTTCCTACAAAAGGATATTTTGGAGATTTAAACTTTAAGTGGTACATGGTTTCATCTGATCATAATAATGATTTTTCACCTTTTGCTCAAACAAAAGGAACCTTAGGCTTTGCCACTACTTTTTGGGATAAACTTACTTTTCAAATGACAAATGAAGCAGGTTTTACTTTAAATGATGTAAATTCTGATGTTTTTGATTTTTATCTTGGTGGCTATAACAAAAATTATATTAACACGTTTGTTTCTTTTTATGGCTATGATTTTGCAGAGCTTTCTGATAATACTTTTTTAAAGTCAGAGTTTAATTTTAGATATGCTATTGCAGACAAACATTATCTGTCTCTAATAGCTAATTACGGAAGATTAGAAGACAATGTTTTTAAGAACATAGACCTGTTTGAAAATATTAAAACAGGTTATGCTATTGGTTACAGTTATAATTCTCTTATAGGTCCCTTAGAAATAAAATATAGTTGGTCTCCAGATAATAAAGAAAATTATTGGTTGTTTAATTTGGGTTTTTGGTTTTAA
- a CDS encoding inorganic phosphate transporter yields MGDPYILMLVALAVLAIVDLVIGVSNDAVNFLNSAIGSKAISVKNIMIIASLGVFFGAVTSSGMMEVARKGIFNPNMFMFQDIMFIFMAVMITDILLLDIFNTLGMPTSTTVSIVFELLGAAVCISLIKISANDAQSFNDIWSYINHETATTIIFGILLSVVVAFSVGAIVQFFSRMIFSFNFEKRPTYISALFGGFAITAITYFIIIKGMKGTPWYKDIAHIIEGNTFLIIVGSFVVWSIISQILIHFFKINILKLIIGVGTFSLAMAFSGNDLVNFVGVPIAAWNSYQSWNLSGVAPDAFSMGILAKKVPSNIWLLLLAGAIMVVTLWTSSKAQNVIKTGIDLSRQGEGHEKFQPNPLSRVVVRFAMGLNFGISKIFPKKMLSYVDTKFQKPVIELPKDKTYELPAFDLVRASVNLIVAGILISVATSMKLPLSTTYVTFMVAMGTSLADRAWGRESAVYRVAGVINVVGGWFLTAITAFLAAALVAYLISWDMVMIPILLALVAFLIGRNTLIHRRRSKEIKKQVYIERSELITINGVIEESADHISEVIHRVNKLYTNVVNDLANHDLNKLRKTDKHVAKLNEEIDGLKDGVFYFIKSLDETSVEASRFYIMVLGYLQDIAQSISYISRASYKHVNNNHKNLKKGQIKDLKTIDVALSILLTKEAAIFENRELDNLNSLLIEKTELLQSVRSSIEKQVARIRTDETSPKNTTLYFSVLLETKDLIKALMSLLETYEEFHVSTKQVKL; encoded by the coding sequence ATGGGAGATCCATATATTTTAATGTTAGTAGCTCTAGCTGTATTAGCTATAGTAGATTTAGTTATAGGTGTTAGTAATGATGCCGTTAACTTTTTAAATTCAGCCATCGGCTCAAAAGCAATATCTGTAAAAAATATTATGATTATTGCAAGCTTAGGTGTGTTTTTTGGAGCAGTTACCTCTAGCGGAATGATGGAAGTTGCTCGTAAAGGAATTTTTAATCCTAATATGTTTATGTTCCAAGACATTATGTTCATTTTTATGGCAGTAATGATTACAGATATCTTATTACTAGACATCTTTAATACCCTTGGAATGCCTACATCTACTACTGTTTCTATAGTTTTTGAACTTTTGGGAGCTGCTGTTTGTATTTCTTTGATAAAAATATCTGCTAATGACGCACAGTCTTTTAATGATATTTGGAGTTACATTAACCATGAAACAGCCACTACCATTATTTTTGGTATTCTACTCTCGGTAGTAGTTGCTTTTTCTGTAGGGGCTATTGTCCAATTTTTTTCAAGGATGATTTTTTCTTTCAATTTCGAAAAGAGACCTACCTATATTAGCGCTCTTTTTGGAGGATTTGCTATTACAGCAATTACGTACTTTATTATTATAAAAGGGATGAAAGGAACACCTTGGTATAAAGATATAGCACATATAATAGAAGGAAATACATTTCTAATTATCGTTGGAAGTTTTGTTGTTTGGTCTATCATTTCTCAAATTTTAATCCATTTCTTTAAAATTAATATTCTAAAATTAATTATTGGAGTTGGTACTTTTTCTTTAGCCATGGCTTTTTCTGGAAATGATTTGGTAAACTTTGTAGGGGTACCAATTGCTGCCTGGAACTCTTACCAATCTTGGAACCTTTCTGGTGTTGCTCCAGATGCCTTTTCTATGGGTATTTTAGCGAAGAAAGTACCTTCTAATATTTGGTTATTATTATTAGCAGGTGCTATTATGGTAGTTACTTTATGGACTTCTAGTAAAGCACAAAATGTAATAAAAACAGGTATCGATTTATCTAGACAAGGAGAAGGTCATGAAAAATTTCAACCAAACCCTTTATCTAGAGTTGTGGTAAGATTTGCAATGGGTCTTAATTTTGGAATTAGTAAAATTTTTCCTAAAAAAATGTTGTCTTATGTAGATACTAAGTTTCAAAAACCAGTTATAGAATTGCCAAAAGATAAAACCTATGAATTACCTGCTTTCGATTTAGTAAGAGCATCTGTAAACTTAATTGTTGCTGGTATTTTAATATCTGTAGCAACTTCTATGAAATTACCTTTATCTACCACATATGTAACTTTTATGGTAGCAATGGGTACTTCTTTAGCAGATAGAGCTTGGGGACGTGAAAGTGCTGTTTACAGAGTTGCAGGAGTAATAAACGTTGTTGGTGGATGGTTTTTAACCGCAATTACTGCTTTTTTAGCAGCCGCTCTTGTTGCTTATTTAATTAGTTGGGATATGGTTATGATTCCTATTTTATTAGCACTAGTTGCTTTTTTAATTGGAAGAAACACCTTAATTCACAGAAGAAGATCTAAAGAAATAAAAAAACAAGTATATATAGAAAGATCAGAATTAATTACTATTAATGGTGTAATTGAAGAAAGTGCAGACCATATTTCTGAAGTAATACATCGTGTAAATAAATTGTATACCAATGTTGTAAATGATTTAGCCAATCATGATTTAAATAAATTACGTAAAACAGATAAACACGTTGCAAAACTTAATGAAGAAATAGATGGTTTAAAAGATGGTGTTTTCTATTTTATTAAATCTTTAGACGAAACCTCTGTAGAAGCAAGTAGATTTTACATTATGGTTTTAGGGTATTTACAAGACATAGCACAATCTATTAGTTATATTTCTAGAGCTAGTTACAAACACGTAAATAACAATCATAAAAACTTAAAGAAAGGGCAAATAAAAGATTTAAAAACAATTGATGTTGCTTTATCTATTTTGTTAACTAAAGAAGCGGCTATTTTTGAAAACAGAGAATTAGACAATTTAAACAGCCTATTAATAGAAAAGACAGAATTGTTACAAAGTGTAAGATCTTCTATTGAAAAACAAGTTGCTAGAATTAGAACTGATGAAACAAGCCCTAAAAACACCACTTTATACTTTAGCGTACTGTTAGAAACAAAAGATTTAATTAAAGCTTTAATGAGTTTATTAGAAACTTATGAAGAGTTTCACGTAAGTACAAAACAAGTAAAATTATAA